From the genome of Muricauda sp. SCSIO 64092, one region includes:
- a CDS encoding fasciclin domain-containing protein, translating to MKVPQILCYLLCCLCCHSLSSQAQSLSSLPSAVYLDAGKTSIQTSLNSDSHNLLFAVVKAVDMEEVLDMSGPFTVFAPTDNAFSKFTQEELADLFKEENRKKLKALLTYHMVAGNLTASKILRAMCRGEGSASFTTVQGNKIIATMNGTDIVLTDGLGNQARITNADGDHSNGVVHQIDSVILPTGL from the coding sequence ATGAAAGTTCCCCAAATCCTATGTTACCTGCTGTGTTGCCTGTGCTGTCATTCCTTGTCCTCCCAAGCGCAATCCCTTTCCAGCCTGCCTTCCGCCGTATATCTGGATGCGGGTAAAACCAGTATTCAAACTTCGTTGAATTCGGATTCGCACAATTTGCTTTTCGCCGTGGTGAAGGCTGTTGATATGGAAGAGGTTTTGGATATGAGCGGACCTTTTACGGTTTTTGCTCCAACCGATAATGCTTTTTCCAAATTTACCCAGGAGGAGTTGGCGGATCTATTCAAGGAAGAAAACAGGAAAAAACTAAAAGCCTTATTGACCTATCATATGGTTGCAGGAAATTTAACCGCCTCAAAAATCCTAAGGGCCATGTGCAGGGGGGAGGGAAGTGCCTCCTTCACCACGGTTCAAGGAAATAAGATCATCGCAACCATGAACGGTACGGATATCGTCTTAACGGATGGCTTGGGAAATCAGGCCAGGATTACCAATGCCGATGGGGACCATAGCAACGGGGTTGTCCATCAAATAGATAGTGTTATATTACCTACAGGTCTGTAG
- a CDS encoding ABC-F family ATP-binding cassette domain-containing protein, whose protein sequence is MLSVSNLSVQFGKRVLFDEVNVSFTQGNCYGIIGANGAGKSTFLKIISGKMDATSGHVHLESGKRMSVLEQNHNAYDGFPILESVVMGNKPLFEIKKQIDALYADYTDENANKIGELQVQFEEMDGWNAESAAAALLSNLGIKEDLHYTMMSDLDSKLKVRVLLAQALFGNPDVLIMDEPTNDLDYETISWLENFLANYDNTVIVVSHDRHFLDAVCTHIADIDFGKINLFSGNYTFWYESSQLAARQRAQQNKKAEEKAKELQEFIQRFSANVAKSKQATSRKKMLEKLKVEDIKPSSRRYPALIFEREREAGDQILNVEGLRAVSEDGDLLFDQVDINLAKGDKVAIISKDSRATTAFYEIITGNQKANSGKYQWGITTTQSYLPANNDNYFTQDINLVDWLRQWTKTEEEREEVYVRGFLGKMLFSGEEALKKSTVLSGGEKVRCMLSRMMLLRANVLLLDEPTNHLDLESITAFNNSLKNFKGTVLLTTHDHEFVHTVANRIIELPPKGTIDRHLSFDDYMTDKSIKAQREKMYAVPA, encoded by the coding sequence ATGCTTTCAGTATCAAACTTATCCGTACAATTTGGCAAGAGGGTCCTTTTTGATGAGGTGAACGTCTCCTTTACCCAGGGCAATTGCTATGGTATCATTGGGGCAAATGGAGCGGGGAAATCCACTTTTTTGAAGATTATTTCGGGAAAGATGGATGCGACCTCGGGACACGTTCATTTGGAATCGGGAAAGCGCATGTCCGTTTTGGAACAAAATCACAATGCCTATGATGGGTTCCCCATATTGGAATCGGTAGTAATGGGAAACAAACCATTGTTTGAAATAAAAAAACAGATTGATGCCCTTTATGCGGATTATACCGATGAAAATGCCAATAAGATAGGGGAGCTACAGGTCCAGTTTGAGGAAATGGACGGGTGGAATGCCGAAAGTGCCGCTGCCGCCCTGCTATCCAATCTGGGGATTAAGGAGGATCTGCACTACACCATGATGTCCGATCTGGACTCGAAACTGAAAGTGCGCGTATTGTTGGCGCAGGCCTTGTTTGGTAATCCTGATGTGTTGATCATGGATGAGCCAACCAACGATTTGGATTATGAAACCATCAGTTGGCTGGAAAATTTCCTGGCCAATTATGACAATACGGTGATTGTAGTGTCCCATGACAGGCATTTTTTGGATGCGGTTTGCACACATATTGCGGACATTGATTTTGGCAAGATCAATCTGTTCAGTGGGAACTACACTTTCTGGTACGAAAGCAGTCAGTTGGCGGCCAGGCAACGTGCCCAACAGAACAAAAAGGCCGAAGAGAAGGCCAAGGAACTCCAGGAATTTATCCAGCGGTTCAGTGCCAACGTAGCGAAAAGCAAACAGGCAACTTCCCGAAAGAAGATGCTCGAAAAACTCAAGGTGGAGGATATTAAGCCTTCCAGTAGAAGATACCCTGCCCTAATTTTTGAAAGGGAGCGTGAAGCCGGTGACCAAATCCTTAATGTTGAAGGTTTAAGGGCCGTTTCGGAGGATGGTGATCTTCTTTTTGATCAGGTGGACATCAATCTGGCCAAGGGTGACAAGGTGGCCATTATCTCAAAAGACTCCAGGGCAACCACTGCCTTTTATGAAATTATTACGGGGAACCAAAAAGCAAATTCTGGAAAATACCAGTGGGGCATTACCACAACACAGTCCTACCTGCCCGCCAATAACGACAATTACTTTACCCAGGATATTAATTTGGTGGATTGGTTACGCCAATGGACCAAAACGGAAGAGGAACGTGAAGAGGTTTACGTCCGAGGGTTTTTGGGCAAGATGCTTTTTAGTGGGGAAGAGGCCTTAAAGAAATCCACGGTATTGTCCGGAGGCGAAAAAGTACGTTGTATGTTGAGCCGTATGATGCTATTGCGTGCCAATGTACTGTTGTTGGATGAACCTACCAACCACTTGGATTTGGAAAGCATTACGGCCTTTAACAATTCCCTTAAGAATTTTAAAGGGACCGTACTGTTGACCACCCACGACCACGAATTTGTGCATACCGTTGCCAATAGGATCATTGAACTGCCCCCAAAAGGCACCATTGACCGCCACCTAAGCTTTGATGATTACATGACGGACAAGTCCATCAAGGCGCAACGCGAGAAAATGTATGCCGTGCCCGCTTAA
- a CDS encoding TlpA family protein disulfide reductase, translating into MKRLLLILTLIVQFSCSENTTSSDRVFFAGEIVNPTSDYVVLYKNETVVDSAKLDDNNRFSFTLSTIDEGLHHFDHAPQYQYVFLEKGDSLLIRLNASPAYFDESLVFSGDNEEVNNFMIEMFLTYEDEEHLVYSFFPLPPEKFSQKIDSLRNQKLEELELLLNNEEISGNAYAIAKASVDYNSYIYKEKYPFYHKKKTGEDTIHELDSNFYDYRSSLNLNDKDLSYFRPYYDFVKHHFGNLSYMACSQDCGMEDFTSAKSQLHLNKHKMGMIDSLVKEENLRDNLLRNVAMDYLLKVHMANDECDKFIQDFERLSSNTAHIQEIKHLYKGIQGLQPNSELPHLTLEDTEGNVTTLKEISKHHKHTVFYFWTADQKRHFRNVIKHVAKLKKLYPKHKFVGINLRTGKANWLATLEDGNFDLDEHYWGGDFKMVQNTLIVDHLNKCIITQDTLILDAFGHLYASF; encoded by the coding sequence ATGAAGCGACTTTTACTTATTCTTACCCTTATTGTCCAGTTTTCATGTTCGGAGAATACTACTTCCTCCGACAGGGTCTTTTTTGCGGGGGAAATAGTGAATCCTACCAGTGATTATGTGGTGCTCTACAAGAACGAAACCGTTGTAGATTCGGCAAAATTGGATGACAACAATAGATTTTCCTTCACCCTTAGTACCATTGATGAAGGGCTGCACCATTTTGACCATGCCCCACAATATCAATATGTATTTCTTGAAAAAGGGGATAGCCTTTTAATACGGTTGAATGCCTCTCCTGCTTATTTTGATGAATCCCTGGTCTTCTCCGGGGACAATGAGGAAGTAAATAATTTTATGATCGAAATGTTCCTTACCTACGAAGACGAGGAGCACCTGGTCTATTCTTTCTTTCCACTTCCCCCGGAAAAATTCAGCCAAAAAATAGATTCCCTTAGGAATCAAAAACTGGAGGAACTGGAGTTGTTGCTGAACAATGAGGAAATCTCCGGTAATGCTTATGCCATAGCAAAGGCCTCCGTAGATTACAATAGTTATATCTATAAGGAAAAGTACCCTTTTTATCACAAAAAGAAAACGGGTGAAGATACCATCCATGAATTGGATAGTAACTTTTATGACTATCGTTCCTCCCTAAATCTAAATGATAAGGATTTAAGCTACTTTAGACCCTATTACGATTTCGTGAAGCACCATTTTGGCAATCTTTCCTATATGGCATGTTCCCAAGATTGTGGAATGGAAGATTTTACCTCGGCAAAAAGTCAGCTCCACCTCAATAAGCACAAGATGGGCATGATAGATAGTTTGGTGAAGGAGGAAAATTTACGGGACAATCTTTTGCGTAATGTAGCCATGGACTACCTTCTTAAGGTACATATGGCCAACGACGAATGTGACAAATTCATCCAAGACTTTGAACGCTTATCCAGTAACACGGCCCATATTCAGGAAATAAAACATTTGTACAAAGGCATACAAGGATTGCAACCCAATAGTGAACTACCGCATTTGACCTTAGAGGATACCGAGGGCAACGTTACCACCCTAAAGGAAATATCAAAGCATCACAAGCATACGGTCTTCTATTTTTGGACGGCCGATCAAAAAAGGCATTTCAGAAATGTCATCAAACATGTGGCCAAACTCAAGAAACTATATCCAAAGCACAAGTTTGTGGGAATCAATCTACGGACGGGAAAAGCCAATTGGCTCGCCACTCTCGAGGATGGTAATTTTGATTTGGACGAGCACTACTGGGGCGGAGACTTTAAAATGGTCCAAAATACCCTTATCGTCGACCATTTAAATAAATGTATCATTACGCAGGATACCTTGATTTTAGATGCCTTCGGTCATCTATACGCTTCATTTTAA
- the fsa gene encoding fructose-6-phosphate aldolase translates to MKFFIDTANLDHIREAQQLGVLDGVTTNPSLMAKEGITGHDTILKHYVDICEIVDGDVSAEVVATDFEGIIKEGEALAELHEQIVVKVPMIKDGVKALKYFSDKGIKTNCTLVFSPGQALLAAKAGATYVSPFIGRLDDVSTDGLNLIAEIRLIYDNYGFETQILAASVRHTMHVIDCAKLGADVMTGPLSAIEGLLKHPLTDIGLEKFLADYRKGNS, encoded by the coding sequence ATGAAGTTTTTTATTGATACTGCCAATTTGGACCACATTCGGGAAGCCCAACAATTGGGTGTTCTGGATGGTGTTACCACTAATCCTTCATTAATGGCCAAGGAAGGAATAACCGGTCACGATACGATTTTAAAGCACTATGTTGACATTTGTGAAATTGTGGACGGGGATGTCTCTGCAGAAGTTGTGGCTACCGATTTTGAAGGAATCATCAAGGAAGGTGAAGCATTGGCGGAGTTGCATGAACAAATCGTGGTGAAGGTTCCCATGATCAAAGACGGGGTCAAGGCCCTAAAATATTTTTCGGACAAAGGGATAAAGACCAATTGTACGCTGGTATTTTCACCCGGACAAGCCTTGTTGGCGGCAAAGGCGGGAGCTACCTATGTGTCCCCCTTTATTGGACGATTGGATGATGTTTCCACGGACGGATTGAACCTAATTGCGGAAATAAGACTGATATATGATAACTATGGGTTTGAAACCCAGATTTTGGCAGCTTCGGTACGCCACACCATGCATGTGATCGATTGTGCCAAACTTGGGGCAGATGTCATGACCGGGCCGTTAAGTGCCATTGAAGGATTGTTGAAACATCCACTTACGGATATTGGTTTGGAAAAATTCCTTGCCGATTACAGAAAGGGCAATTCCTAA